ACAACGGCAAACACTCTTGCTATTAATTTGTTTCTAATAATGTTAACGGTACTCATTTTACTTTTGCCTTGTTTTATTCTTTTATGATAGTATAATTTCATTTCTGGGTTATGTTGTATAGCAGAAATAGCGCACATATTAATAATTGCTTTCAATTTTTTATTAGCCAAATGAGAGACTTTTGTACGTCCTTTAATACTAGTTCCAGATTGGTAAGGAAAAGGAGCAACACCACAATAAGAGGCAAACTTTCTCCAGTTTTCAAATTTTGAAAAATTGTCAGTAAACACAATCATCATTATAGCAGTTTGCATTCCTATACCTTTAACACTAGTAACAAGTTTATAGGTTTCTTTTAACATTATATTTTGGTCAATAATAGCTTGCATTTGAGTATTAATCTTGTGTATTTGTTTGGTTAGTTCTGCAATCATTTTTTGTTGAACGTCAAAGATTATTTTATACTCTTTTGCTTTATAAATTCTTTTTTGTTCTTTCAAAGTAACTTTAAAACCAGCTCTTTGTTTGTTAAGTTTTGTCCTTAAAGATAAGAGACTTTTTAGTTGTAATATACTTCTTTTAGGTAGCTTACTGGGTTTAAGTTCTTCTTTTAATCGATACCCATATAGAGCAATGCGTTTGGCATCAATTTGGTCATCCTTTCCACGAGCAATACCAATAGATCTTTTAATTTCTAAACCAGAAGCTATGAAAAAAGATAATTTTTGTTCAGTTAAAGACACAGATAATAAATGAGAGTACATTCCTGTATGTTCAAATACAAACATGGTTTCTTCTTTAGAGAAAGACGAATTTTTAAAACTCCACTTTAGCATTAATTTAAATCCAGATTTACTGTTCTCAAACTGTTGAACAATTTGTTTAGAATAGATACAAACATCAATTAATAATTTACTGACATCGATTCCGATAATTTCATTTGTTTTCATAATTTTGTAATTAGATATTAATAATAGTTACTTAAACTAAGACCTTTAATAAGGGCAGAAACTGAAATTCTATATGGTTCTAAGTAACTTTTAAAAAGAACGGAGACTAATACGGGGGATGGCTCTAAAAAGCTAGCTGGCCGCTAAAGTTCACTCCGTTCTTTTGTGTTTTTGGTTATCAACAAAATAAGAGTTATTAACAAAGAAAAAAAGAAGCAAAAAAAGAAATTTCATCATAACTATTATGTTTTTATTTTAAGTAATTATTTCTATTTGCTAATCTAAAGGCTCGTCCTAGTATGTCACGCAACCGCTACCGCTAGCATTTGCTAGTGGCGTTTGTGAGTAAAACAACGAAAAAAACTATTTTAAGAAATTAAGATATTTTTTTCGTTGTTTTTAGCAAATTACAGTTTACAAAAACGCTTGCAATACCTGTTCTAAAGCGGTTATTTTATTTTGGTTTTAAAACCTGCTCCGTTCACACCCCAAAATTTACCGAAAACAAAAAAGTTATTAACATTCCTTTTTTTCTTCTCTACCCCTTTATACGCCTATCTTTCTTCCGTTTTTTCTTTGTTTTTGTTTTCCGCCCCATTCCGCCCTCATTTCAGGGGTTTTTGTGGGGGCGAAAAACACAGAAAAACGAAACCAAAAACAGCTCAAAACCAAAGCAAAAAAGAGAAGAAAAAGTACAAAAAAGAACAGAAACAAAACCCTAAATCTGAGAGCCGAAAAACGGCTAAAAAAGAGCAAAAAACAGGCTTAAAATT
This window of the Flavobacteriaceae bacterium genome carries:
- a CDS encoding transposase — translated: MKTNEIIGIDVSKLLIDVCIYSKQIVQQFENSKSGFKLMLKWSFKNSSFSKEETMFVFEHTGMYSHLLSVSLTEQKLSFFIASGLEIKRSIGIARGKDDQIDAKRIALYGYRLKEELKPSKLPKRSILQLKSLLSLRTKLNKQRAGFKVTLKEQKRIYKAKEYKIIFDVQQKMIAELTKQIHKINTQMQAIIDQNIMLKETYKLVTSVKGIGMQTAIMMIVFTDNFSKFENWRKFASYCGVAPFPYQSGTSIKGRTKVSHLANKKLKAIINMCAISAIQHNPEMKLYYHKRIKQGKSKMSTVNIIRNKLIARVFAVVKRQTPYVDTFKFAA